The proteins below are encoded in one region of Candidatus Thiodiazotropha sp. LNASS1:
- a CDS encoding rubrerythrin family protein, whose protein sequence is MELKGSQTEQNLKDAFAGESQANRRYLYFAAKADVEGYNDVAALFRSTAEGETGHAHGHLEYLEQCGDPATGMPIGPTGDNLKAAVAGETHEYTDMYPGMAKTARDEGFDEVADWFETLAKAERSHANRYQKALDEMD, encoded by the coding sequence ATGGAACTCAAAGGTAGTCAAACTGAGCAAAACCTGAAAGACGCTTTCGCCGGAGAATCCCAAGCCAACCGCCGTTATCTCTACTTTGCCGCCAAGGCGGACGTCGAAGGATATAACGATGTTGCCGCTCTTTTCCGCTCCACTGCAGAGGGTGAAACCGGCCACGCTCACGGTCATCTGGAGTATCTCGAGCAGTGTGGGGACCCCGCCACCGGAATGCCCATCGGCCCGACCGGCGATAATCTCAAGGCAGCGGTCGCCGGTGAAACCCATGAATATACCGATATGTATCCCGGCATGGCCAAGACCGCCCGTGATGAGGGTTTCGACGAGGTGGCCGACTGGTTCGAGACCCTGGCGAAGGCGGAGCGTTCCCACGCAAACCGTTACCAGAAGGCATTGGACGAAATGGACTGA
- a CDS encoding DUF4398 domain-containing protein — protein sequence MMIDHTSRLWRSHTLPVFSALFFTALLGCSSTPEPVAEMAAAKTSLVAAENEETTRHAPVAIDRAKQKLKRAETAIAKEEYEEAKRLAEEAQADAELAQAIASKAEAEKAVNELENSIQVLREEIMRARSR from the coding sequence ATGATGATCGATCACACCTCCCGACTATGGCGTTCACATACACTACCCGTTTTCAGTGCTCTTTTTTTCACCGCACTCCTAGGCTGCAGTTCCACGCCTGAACCGGTTGCGGAGATGGCGGCCGCCAAAACATCCCTGGTGGCCGCTGAAAACGAAGAGACGACGAGGCATGCCCCCGTGGCTATCGATCGCGCCAAACAGAAACTGAAGCGCGCCGAAACCGCGATTGCCAAAGAGGAGTATGAGGAGGCGAAAAGGCTTGCGGAAGAGGCCCAGGCCGATGCGGAGTTGGCGCAGGCCATCGCCTCGAAGGCCGAGGCGGAAAAGGCCGTCAATGAATTGGAAAACAGCATTCAGGTGTTGCGTGAAGAGATCATGCGGGCCAGGAGCAGGTAA
- a CDS encoding encapsulin-associated ferritin-like protein has translation MSNEGYHEPLEQLSDETRDMHRAIVSLMEELEAVDWYNQRVDACSDESLRAILAHNRDEEKEHAAMVLEWIRRQDPSFDKELKDYLFTDKTIAHE, from the coding sequence ATGTCAAACGAAGGCTATCATGAACCCCTGGAACAACTCAGTGACGAAACCCGTGACATGCATAGGGCGATTGTCTCCTTGATGGAGGAGCTGGAAGCCGTCGACTGGTATAACCAACGCGTGGACGCCTGCAGCGACGAGAGCTTGAGAGCCATCCTTGCCCATAACAGGGATGAAGAGAAAGAGCATGCCGCCATGGTGCTGGAGTGGATCAGACGGCAAGATCCCAGTTTCGACAAGGAGCTGAAAGACTACCTCTTCACTGACAAGACCATTGCTCACGAATAG
- a CDS encoding IS110 family transposase gives MKAIIGIDVSKNKLDCLWLRSIEPRKVKSKVFPNTPAGHDHLLDWSQKQTGQPLSGLRFVMEATGIYHERLAYGLHEQGGEVAVLNPAQVRDYAKGIAVHTKTDRKDSLVLALYGAKEPLHLWRPEPAEIRKLKELLSRLEALQGDIQRERNRLEKALSGISHPEVGHSISTVLKGLEQEQKRLEAMIDEHIDTHPQLKNDQQLLESIPGIGRTLSRIMMSVYRARDFEHASQMAAYLGVVPIEHQSGSSINKRPRLSKAGSARIRAKLYMPAIVASLHNPTAKALYERLLARGKCKMSALGAVMRKLVHLCFGVLKHQQVYSPQAAL, from the coding sequence ATGAAAGCGATAATTGGCATTGATGTGAGTAAAAATAAGCTGGATTGTCTGTGGTTACGCAGTATCGAACCACGCAAGGTCAAGTCGAAGGTCTTTCCTAATACACCAGCCGGCCATGACCACCTACTCGATTGGTCACAAAAACAGACTGGTCAGCCACTGAGTGGGTTACGCTTTGTCATGGAGGCGACTGGCATCTACCACGAGCGTCTAGCCTACGGTCTGCATGAGCAAGGTGGTGAAGTCGCGGTGCTTAACCCGGCCCAGGTGAGAGATTACGCCAAGGGTATCGCGGTGCACACCAAGACCGACAGAAAGGACTCGCTGGTGTTAGCCTTGTATGGCGCCAAAGAACCCCTGCATCTGTGGAGACCGGAACCGGCAGAGATACGTAAACTCAAAGAGTTACTGTCACGGCTGGAGGCATTGCAAGGCGATATCCAGCGTGAACGCAACCGCCTGGAGAAGGCTTTGTCAGGGATCAGTCATCCAGAGGTTGGGCACTCCATCTCGACCGTGCTCAAAGGCCTGGAGCAAGAACAAAAGCGTCTGGAAGCGATGATCGATGAGCATATCGACACCCACCCCCAGCTGAAAAACGACCAGCAGCTGCTAGAAAGTATCCCAGGCATTGGCCGGACCCTCAGTCGAATCATGATGAGTGTCTACCGTGCCCGGGATTTTGAGCATGCTAGTCAAATGGCCGCCTATCTGGGAGTGGTGCCCATCGAGCATCAATCCGGATCCAGCATCAACAAGCGACCACGACTGTCGAAAGCAGGCAGCGCGAGGATCAGGGCCAAACTCTACATGCCTGCTATCGTGGCCAGTCTACACAACCCGACGGCCAAGGCCTTATACGAGCGGTTGCTCGCGAGAGGAAAATGCAAAATGTCCGCATTAGGAGCCGTTATGCGCAAATTAGTACATCTGTGCTTTGGGGTACTCAAGCACCAGCAAGTTTACTCCCCACAAGCCGCTTTATAG
- a CDS encoding OmpA family protein: protein MSRTMINWITATFLALLVTACGTLQKNQALLDAEQTYAEAKQEEQLLRYAPTELERANQAISRAAEAETEEDMTSLAYVGKTRVEIAKSVAARKAASARLTELGEIKDKERLRAREIEVQLEQQAKTEALREKEAALMERENALAKAEALRQELADLQAMKTERGIVLTLGDVLFSTGKTELLPGAMTTIDKLASFLAEYPDKTLLVEGHTDNVGSDAFNQDLSERRANSVKNALMQAGVDGSRIDTIGLGETQPITDNSTSAGRLKNRRVEIVIRD from the coding sequence ATGTCTCGAACAATGATCAACTGGATCACCGCCACATTCCTGGCGCTACTCGTCACCGCCTGCGGCACCCTGCAGAAGAACCAGGCACTGCTCGATGCCGAGCAGACCTACGCCGAAGCCAAACAGGAGGAGCAATTGCTGCGTTACGCGCCCACCGAACTGGAGCGGGCCAACCAGGCGATTAGCCGCGCCGCAGAAGCCGAAACCGAAGAGGATATGACCTCGCTGGCCTATGTCGGGAAGACCCGCGTCGAAATCGCCAAATCGGTCGCCGCGCGCAAGGCCGCTTCCGCCAGACTCACCGAGCTGGGTGAAATCAAAGACAAGGAGAGGCTGCGGGCAAGGGAGATCGAGGTTCAACTCGAACAACAGGCAAAGACAGAAGCACTGCGGGAGAAAGAGGCCGCTCTAATGGAGCGGGAAAACGCGCTTGCCAAAGCGGAGGCGTTGCGGCAGGAACTTGCTGATCTGCAGGCGATGAAGACCGAACGCGGCATCGTCCTGACCCTTGGCGATGTACTTTTTTCCACCGGCAAGACTGAGCTCCTACCCGGGGCTATGACGACGATCGATAAGCTCGCCTCCTTCCTTGCCGAGTATCCGGACAAGACCCTGCTCGTCGAGGGCCATACCGACAATGTAGGGAGCGATGCCTTCAACCAGGATCTATCCGAACGACGCGCGAACTCGGTCAAAAACGCCTTGATGCAGGCCGGTGTCGATGGATCGCGTATCGACACGATCGGGCTCGGTGAAACGCAACCCATCACCGACAACAGCACCAGCGCCGGGCGATTGAAGAATCGGCGGGTGGAGATCGTCATTCGGGACTGA
- a CDS encoding glucokinase, with the protein MQILAGDIGGTNTRLALYQSSSESPLNLLLQETYPSRSYDSIEAVLHRFLTHTSTGEVDRACFGIAGPVINQVCETTNLPWRVSANRINDRFNFKQTRLINDLEANAWGIETLEEQDFFTLSHGADKATGNRSIIAAGTGLGEAGLYWSGERYHPFPSEGGHSDFSPTTPLEFGLFQVLQKRYGHVSWERLVSGPGLESIYDYLLDQQDISTPSWLYEQMEKIGKAPAISDAALDSTDPLCRKSLELFTRLYAREAGNHALKIMATGGVYLGGGIAPRILPMLQENIFMEAFLDKGPMRKIMQSMPVKVILNDKTALYGAANYATRIQAIPKQ; encoded by the coding sequence ATGCAGATACTGGCAGGCGATATAGGCGGCACCAACACACGACTCGCACTCTATCAGTCGAGTTCTGAGTCACCTTTAAACCTGCTTCTGCAAGAGACCTATCCCAGCCGGTCCTACGACTCCATCGAGGCCGTGCTGCATCGTTTTTTGACACACACATCCACCGGGGAGGTCGATCGTGCCTGCTTTGGCATTGCCGGGCCGGTGATCAATCAGGTGTGTGAAACGACCAATCTGCCATGGCGAGTATCCGCAAACCGGATCAACGACCGATTCAACTTCAAACAGACCCGACTGATCAATGACCTGGAAGCCAATGCCTGGGGTATAGAGACACTCGAAGAGCAGGATTTCTTCACCCTCAGTCACGGAGCTGACAAGGCCACTGGCAATCGTTCCATCATCGCTGCCGGCACTGGTCTTGGTGAAGCGGGTCTGTATTGGAGCGGAGAGCGATACCATCCCTTTCCCTCGGAAGGCGGACATAGTGATTTCAGTCCAACCACGCCGTTGGAATTCGGGCTGTTCCAGGTCTTGCAGAAGAGATACGGGCATGTCAGCTGGGAACGTCTGGTCTCCGGACCGGGCCTGGAGAGCATCTACGACTATCTGCTCGACCAGCAGGATATATCAACACCCTCATGGCTATATGAGCAAATGGAGAAAATCGGCAAGGCCCCCGCCATCTCCGACGCAGCACTCGACTCGACAGACCCGTTGTGCCGAAAATCATTGGAACTATTTACCCGGCTCTATGCCCGGGAAGCGGGCAACCACGCCTTGAAAATCATGGCTACAGGCGGTGTCTACCTGGGTGGAGGAATCGCACCTCGGATCCTGCCCATGCTGCAGGAAAACATTTTCATGGAGGCCTTCCTCGACAAGGGACCCATGCGAAAGATCATGCAGTCGATGCCCGTGAAGGTGATTCTAAATGACAAAACCGCCCTCTACGGAGCAGCAAACTACGCCACCAGGATACAGGCCATACCCAAGCAATGA
- the cynS gene encoding cyanase: MNKIEMTEAIMTAKSKSGLGWEAIAGKVGLDPVFVTSACLGMNSLKSEYADKLCEALQLPGEVSTALQAFPNKKWDQIVPTDPVIYRWYEIVGVYGETIKEIIHEKFGDGIMSAIDFSMSIDKEENPAGDRVLVAMSGKFLPYKSW; this comes from the coding sequence ATGAACAAGATCGAGATGACGGAAGCCATCATGACCGCCAAGAGCAAGTCAGGGCTTGGTTGGGAGGCCATAGCGGGGAAGGTTGGATTGGACCCCGTATTCGTGACGTCCGCCTGCCTGGGTATGAACTCGTTGAAATCGGAATACGCCGACAAGCTTTGTGAGGCACTGCAATTGCCGGGTGAGGTATCCACCGCCTTACAGGCCTTTCCCAACAAGAAATGGGATCAGATCGTGCCGACCGACCCGGTTATCTATCGTTGGTACGAAATCGTCGGTGTTTACGGCGAGACCATCAAGGAGATCATCCATGAGAAGTTCGGAGACGGCATCATGTCCGCCATCGATTTCTCCATGAGCATCGATAAGGAGGAGAACCCCGCGGGTGACCGGGTTTTGGTCGCCATGAGCGGTAAATTTCTGCCTTACAAGAGCTGGTAA
- a CDS encoding heterodisulfide reductase-related iron-sulfur binding cluster, with protein sequence MAAAPSNQREGNLEAPTRHPVDWKNPDYYDEEKLMTELERVFDLCHGCRRCVSLCHSFPTLFDLVDESETMEIDGVDKKDYWQVVDHCYLCDLCYMTKCPYVPPHDWNIDFPHLMLRGKAVKYKNGEVKLRDRVLTSTDNLGKLAGIPVVAGVVNRFNKAKNFREILDHALGVHPEAKLPEFHAKPLRKRLSEKINSAAEGTPAGTTKGKVALFSTCYGNHNEPQVGEDLVAVFEHNDIPVTIADKEQCCGMPKLELGNLDAVETAKDANIPVLAKLVDAGWDIVAPVPSCALMFKQELPLLFPDDPEVKKVAEAIFDIFEYLMIRHKHGFLKTDFKQGLGRVAYHAACHQRVQNIGAKTKELLSLIPDTEVTAIERCSGHDGTYAVKSEFHQHAMKIGKPVVNRVKQAEADHYGSDCPMAGRHIENGLRDGTASEHPITLLRTAYGV encoded by the coding sequence ATGGCAGCAGCACCCAGCAACCAGAGAGAAGGCAATCTGGAGGCCCCAACACGGCATCCGGTCGATTGGAAAAATCCTGACTATTACGACGAAGAGAAGCTCATGACAGAGCTGGAGAGGGTGTTCGATCTTTGCCATGGCTGTAGACGCTGCGTCAGTCTCTGCCACAGTTTCCCGACCCTGTTCGACCTGGTGGATGAATCGGAAACCATGGAGATCGATGGTGTTGATAAAAAAGACTATTGGCAGGTGGTCGATCACTGCTATCTCTGCGACCTCTGCTACATGACCAAGTGTCCCTACGTACCGCCTCATGATTGGAACATCGACTTTCCCCATCTGATGTTGCGAGGCAAGGCCGTCAAATATAAGAATGGCGAAGTCAAACTGCGCGACCGGGTCCTCACCAGTACCGACAATCTTGGCAAGCTGGCAGGTATCCCGGTGGTTGCCGGCGTCGTCAATCGTTTTAACAAAGCAAAGAACTTTCGCGAGATCCTCGATCACGCGCTTGGTGTTCATCCCGAAGCGAAGTTACCCGAATTTCATGCCAAGCCGCTTCGAAAACGGCTGTCTGAAAAAATCAACAGCGCCGCTGAGGGAACACCCGCCGGGACCACCAAAGGCAAGGTCGCCCTGTTCAGCACATGCTACGGCAACCACAACGAGCCCCAGGTCGGTGAGGACCTGGTTGCCGTCTTCGAACATAATGACATACCGGTCACCATTGCTGACAAAGAGCAGTGTTGCGGCATGCCAAAACTGGAACTGGGCAATCTCGACGCCGTGGAAACCGCTAAAGATGCGAATATCCCGGTACTGGCCAAACTGGTCGATGCCGGCTGGGACATCGTTGCGCCAGTCCCCTCCTGCGCATTGATGTTCAAACAGGAGCTGCCGCTGTTATTCCCGGATGATCCCGAGGTGAAAAAGGTTGCAGAGGCGATATTCGATATCTTCGAATATCTGATGATTCGTCACAAGCACGGCTTTCTGAAGACCGACTTCAAACAGGGGCTTGGCAGGGTCGCCTATCATGCCGCCTGCCATCAACGAGTGCAGAATATCGGCGCCAAGACCAAGGAGCTGCTCAGCCTGATCCCCGACACAGAGGTCACCGCCATCGAACGCTGCTCGGGCCATGACGGCACCTATGCTGTCAAAAGCGAATTCCATCAGCATGCCATGAAGATCGGCAAACCCGTGGTCAACCGGGTCAAACAGGCTGAGGCCGACCACTACGGCAGCGACTGCCCGATGGCCGGCCGCCATATCGAAAACGGCCTGCGTGACGGCACTGCTTCGGAGCATCCCATTACCCTGTTGCGAACCGCATACGGTGTTTAA
- a CDS encoding Fur family transcriptional regulator codes for MDSKSNSPMVDRARIDKLLDDHNINLTRQRRLIADTLFARHQHVTAEQLFEAVKNTGARVSKATVYNTLGLFVRKGLVREVFIDSSRTFYDSNTSHHHHFYNVDTGDLIDIKERLAPHFVDSDLPAGTAMEIVDLVVRVRNSS; via the coding sequence ATGGACTCAAAAAGCAACAGCCCAATGGTGGATCGAGCACGTATCGACAAACTTCTCGATGACCACAACATCAATTTGACGAGGCAACGCCGTCTTATCGCCGACACGCTGTTCGCTCGTCATCAGCATGTTACCGCAGAGCAGTTGTTTGAAGCGGTGAAAAACACAGGCGCCAGGGTTTCTAAGGCCACCGTCTACAATACCCTTGGGTTGTTTGTCAGGAAGGGATTGGTACGCGAGGTCTTTATCGATTCGAGTCGTACCTTCTACGACTCCAATACCAGCCATCATCACCATTTCTATAATGTGGACACAGGCGATCTGATCGACATCAAGGAGCGCCTGGCGCCCCACTTCGTCGACAGTGATCTGCCGGCGGGCACAGCCATGGAGATTGTCGATCTCGTCGTACGGGTAAGAAACAGCTCCTAG
- a CDS encoding glycosyltransferase family 2 protein, giving the protein MESRYRETPVRESLHSYSPHRFFDTNHVFAKSAKRRLAVILPCYNEQAAIARVVTDFRQALPEAVIYVFDNSSTDGTADKARKAGAIVRQVNLPGKGNVVRRMFADVDADIYIMADGDATYHAASAPSMIRKLLHDNLDMVVGVRTHQSSEAYRRGHKSGNRLLTSTTTSIFGSGFTDMLSGYRVFSRRFVKSFPAMSQGFEIETELAIHALELRMPCGEVSTPYGTRPEESESKLRTYSDGFRILKTIIKLFAMERPLRFYGLIALGFIVSAIILAVPIVVTYLETGMVPRFPTAILSTGLVITGAIGFITGLILETVTVGRREIKQLHYLSMPPVSSMSMNED; this is encoded by the coding sequence ATGGAATCCAGGTATAGGGAAACGCCTGTAAGGGAATCGCTTCATTCTTACAGCCCGCATCGCTTTTTTGATACTAATCATGTATTTGCCAAGTCGGCCAAACGCCGGTTGGCGGTAATTCTACCCTGCTACAACGAACAAGCGGCGATCGCAAGGGTCGTCACGGATTTCCGTCAGGCCCTGCCCGAGGCCGTCATATATGTCTTCGATAACAGTTCGACCGACGGGACGGCGGATAAGGCGCGAAAAGCGGGTGCAATCGTTCGGCAGGTCAACCTGCCCGGCAAGGGCAATGTGGTAAGGCGCATGTTCGCTGATGTGGACGCCGATATTTACATCATGGCGGACGGTGATGCCACCTACCATGCTGCGAGTGCGCCATCGATGATACGGAAACTGTTGCACGATAACCTGGACATGGTCGTCGGCGTTCGCACTCACCAATCCAGTGAGGCGTACAGAAGAGGCCACAAATCAGGTAACCGCTTGCTGACCAGCACGACTACCAGCATATTCGGCAGCGGATTCACCGATATGCTGTCGGGGTATCGGGTATTTTCACGCCGTTTCGTCAAATCCTTTCCCGCCATGTCCCAGGGCTTCGAAATTGAGACTGAGCTTGCCATTCATGCACTCGAGTTGCGTATGCCATGCGGTGAAGTGAGTACACCCTATGGTACCAGGCCGGAAGAGTCGGAAAGCAAGCTACGAACCTATTCCGATGGATTTCGTATTCTCAAAACGATTATCAAATTATTCGCCATGGAACGTCCGTTACGCTTTTACGGTTTGATTGCGCTTGGTTTTATCGTGTCTGCGATTATCCTGGCTGTGCCGATTGTGGTCACCTATTTGGAAACCGGGATGGTACCGAGGTTTCCGACAGCGATTCTGAGCACAGGTTTGGTTATTACGGGAGCAATCGGTTTTATTACCGGGCTCATCCTGGAGACGGTCACCGTGGGCAGGCGGGAGATAAAGCAGCTGCACTATCTGTCCATGCCGCCTGTTTCCAGCATGAGTATGAATGAAGACTAG
- a CDS encoding cytochrome-c peroxidase, which translates to MDEPIQPIKPVQNINLGQVELGKKLYFDPRLSKSGFISCNSCHNLSMGGTDNLKTSIGHNWQQGPINAPTVLNSSLNVAQFWDGRAADLKAQAGGPIANPGEMAFTHTLAIDVLTSIPEYVMEFKQAFGSDKITIDEVTQAIAEFEKTLVTPNSRFDQWLLGDKQVLSQDERAGYKLFKESGCVSCHNGEAVGGNSFQKMGVVEPYKAKSPAEGLSAVTGKDADRFKFKVPTLRNVEMTYPYFHDGEAETLTEAVDVMGRLQLGKKFSDNENAQIVAFLKTLTGDQPAFLMPILPPSTDMTPAPKPFE; encoded by the coding sequence ATGGATGAACCGATACAGCCCATCAAGCCGGTTCAGAATATCAATCTGGGTCAGGTTGAATTGGGTAAAAAGCTCTATTTCGATCCCCGTCTCTCTAAATCAGGATTTATTTCCTGCAACTCCTGCCACAACCTCAGTATGGGCGGCACGGATAATCTTAAGACATCTATTGGACACAATTGGCAGCAGGGTCCCATCAATGCACCGACAGTGCTCAATTCCAGCCTGAATGTGGCCCAATTTTGGGACGGCCGGGCGGCCGATCTCAAGGCACAGGCGGGTGGGCCTATCGCAAATCCCGGTGAGATGGCTTTTACCCATACTTTGGCGATCGACGTACTGACCTCGATCCCTGAATATGTCATGGAATTCAAGCAGGCCTTTGGTAGCGACAAGATCACGATCGACGAAGTCACACAAGCCATTGCGGAGTTCGAGAAAACCCTGGTAACACCGAACTCCCGTTTCGATCAGTGGCTATTGGGTGACAAACAAGTCCTCTCTCAGGATGAAAGGGCTGGTTATAAACTGTTTAAAGAGAGTGGTTGTGTCAGCTGTCATAACGGTGAGGCCGTTGGCGGCAACTCATTCCAGAAGATGGGTGTTGTGGAACCCTACAAGGCCAAGAGTCCGGCAGAAGGATTGAGCGCCGTTACAGGCAAGGATGCGGACCGCTTCAAGTTCAAGGTACCGACCCTGCGCAACGTGGAGATGACCTATCCCTATTTCCACGACGGTGAGGCCGAGACTCTGACCGAGGCAGTAGATGTGATGGGCCGCCTGCAATTGGGCAAGAAGTTCTCCGACAATGAGAACGCCCAGATCGTTGCCTTTCTTAAGACCCTGACAGGTGATCAACCTGCCTTCTTGATGCCGATCCTGCCACCTTCCACCGACATGACTCCGGCGCCTAAGCCTTTTGAGTAA
- a CDS encoding GtrA family protein — protein MKQFGMFAVAGTIGYLVDVAVLLLCNLVMGPHIGRLVSFSAAVVTTWLINRKHTFSNSGDAPLRREFSRYFTTSIGGGAVNLLSYSAVVNALDLSSVWLPLAVAFGSLSGMTVNFLLAKHFVFTYPK, from the coding sequence ATGAAACAGTTCGGTATGTTCGCGGTAGCCGGGACCATCGGCTATCTTGTCGATGTCGCTGTGCTATTACTGTGCAACCTGGTTATGGGGCCGCATATTGGGCGCCTTGTTTCATTCAGTGCCGCTGTCGTGACAACCTGGCTCATTAATAGAAAGCATACATTTTCAAATTCTGGGGATGCGCCATTGCGGCGTGAGTTTTCCCGCTATTTCACGACATCGATAGGTGGCGGTGCGGTAAATCTCTTAAGCTATTCGGCGGTAGTGAATGCATTGGATCTTTCGTCGGTCTGGTTGCCACTTGCGGTCGCGTTCGGTTCCCTGTCAGGTATGACGGTAAACTTTCTGCTTGCCAAGCACTTTGTATTTACTTATCCCAAGTAA
- a CDS encoding energy-coupling factor ABC transporter permease, with translation MHIEPGVVLGAKMALGYVTAAGAFLYAAKRSLKTIEKDGLVALAIRTFMATVLVFGFFELLPHYPVGVSEVHFILGSTLFLMFGAAPAAIGLAMALMLQGVLFAPADLPQYGMNVTTLLVPLFMIDVLARRIIPAETAYMDIEYMQAFKLSMVYQAGVVAWVGFWAVYGQGFGAENIAQIASFSAAYILVVLFEPLVDLAVLAAAKSMYQFKDSMLFQSRLYKAACTASAGS, from the coding sequence ATGCACATCGAACCAGGCGTCGTTCTCGGCGCAAAAATGGCACTTGGCTATGTGACCGCCGCAGGGGCATTCCTGTATGCGGCAAAGCGTTCCCTGAAAACGATTGAAAAGGACGGGCTCGTTGCGCTCGCTATCCGGACGTTCATGGCGACGGTGCTGGTGTTCGGCTTTTTCGAGCTTCTGCCGCACTATCCGGTAGGCGTCTCCGAAGTGCACTTCATCCTTGGTTCGACCCTGTTTCTGATGTTCGGCGCCGCCCCCGCTGCAATTGGTTTGGCCATGGCCCTGATGTTGCAGGGGGTCCTGTTTGCTCCAGCCGACCTGCCGCAATACGGCATGAATGTCACCACCCTGTTGGTGCCGCTTTTCATGATCGATGTGCTGGCACGCCGTATCATTCCAGCGGAGACCGCATATATGGACATTGAATATATGCAGGCGTTCAAGCTATCCATGGTCTATCAAGCGGGTGTCGTGGCTTGGGTGGGATTCTGGGCGGTCTATGGTCAAGGGTTTGGGGCAGAGAATATAGCGCAGATTGCATCATTCAGCGCCGCGTACATATTGGTTGTGTTGTTTGAGCCGTTGGTTGATCTGGCCGTGCTTGCGGCGGCCAAGTCGATGTATCAATTCAAGGACAGCATGCTTTTTCAGTCGCGCCTGTATAAGGCTGCGTGCACGGCGAGCGCAGGATCTTAG
- a CDS encoding DUF3501 family protein — protein sequence MTHLSHSDLYSLEEYARIRQQFRAKVIDHKKSRRLPIGPHAALYFEDELTMQYQIQEMLRIERIFEQQGIQDELDVYNPLIPDGMNWKATFMMEYHDVDERKKALAGLIGIEKAIWVQVTGFDKVRPIANEDLERSTEEKTSAVHFLRFELTQPMIDALKGGAALSAGIDHTNYDYTVDDLESSVRESLIKDLH from the coding sequence ATGACCCATCTTTCACACAGCGACCTCTACAGCCTCGAGGAGTATGCCCGAATTCGTCAGCAATTCAGGGCCAAGGTGATAGACCATAAGAAGAGTCGCCGCCTTCCCATCGGTCCGCACGCCGCGCTCTATTTCGAGGATGAACTGACCATGCAGTACCAGATTCAGGAGATGCTGCGGATCGAACGGATATTCGAGCAACAGGGCATTCAGGATGAACTCGACGTCTACAATCCGCTGATACCGGACGGGATGAATTGGAAGGCGACATTTATGATGGAGTATCACGATGTGGATGAGCGCAAGAAGGCACTGGCCGGGCTGATCGGCATCGAGAAAGCCATCTGGGTACAGGTCACTGGTTTCGACAAGGTCAGACCTATCGCTAACGAGGACCTGGAACGCAGCACCGAGGAAAAAACCTCAGCAGTCCATTTTCTCCGTTTTGAACTGACCCAGCCGATGATTGATGCCTTGAAAGGCGGGGCAGCCCTATCGGCGGGTATTGATCATACAAACTATGATTATACGGTAGACGACCTTGAGTCCAGCGTCCGTGAGTCATTGATTAAAGATCTTCACTGA